CGGTTCTCTGCTTGCCGTCCACGGAGAACGTCGGGTCGAGATCGCCTGCGGCGGCTATAGACGCAGCCGGGAAGGCGAGACTGGCCAACACTCCGACGACGACCACCCTCAAAGGCCTTGGAATGAACTCAGAGCAAGCCTTTGCCGCATAGAGAAACGCCGTGAGGCCAGCCTCTCACTCCGGGCGGGCTGGGTCAACCCCCTGAGTGTGTCCGTTGGCCGGGTTCGGGCTAGTAGCCGCCCGAGCCGCCGCCGCCCGAATAGGCGACCACAAGCACCACGGCGGCCACGACCGCGATCGCCAGCGCCGCGATTATCCACGCCCGCCGGCGTGAGTGGAGTAGGGCATTCATTCGATCACCTCCTTCAGCTGGGTATACCTGGCACGGCACGTCGGCGTTCAGCCTCGCGGCTAAAACTCTGTTCAAAACCCGACCCGGGTGCCCAGCCCTATCCTGCTGGCACGGTTTCCCTGGCCGCGGTGAACCTCGCGGCCCGGAAGCCGGTACTACCGAGACAACGTCCAAACACAGGAGGGGAAGGATGAACAGACGTCGCTTGAAGGTCGTCGGGGCTGCGGCGTGCTTGGCCGCAGCCGCCGGGATTGCGCTCCTCGTGATGCCGGCCAGCGGTACCGCACCACAGGGATCCGCGTTCTTCGCGATCCTCGATGGCGAGCACGAGACCCCTGACGCTGACCCGGACGGGTACGGAACGTTCAGCGGCGGGTTCAGGGACCTGACCGGGACGAACACGTCGTTCTGCTGGGCCCTGACAGTGTTCAAGATCGGCACTCCGACCGCGGCTCACATCCATCAGGGTGGACCGACCACCGCAAACGGACCGATCAAGATCCCGCTCAACCCGGCTCCGAGCGCGGGCCTTTCGGGAGCGTCGCATAACTGCCAGAACGTGCCCGACACCGTGGCCAACGCGATCAAGCAGAGCGTCAGCGCGAATGCCTCTGCAGCGTTCTACGTCAACGTCCACACCAGCCAGTTCGGGGGCGGTGCGGTGCGTGGCCAGCTCTTCAAGGCGACTGCGGCTCAGAACAAGTAGCGCGCATCGAGAGATGCAGATGACGAAGGGCCCCGCGAGGGGCCCTTCGTCGTCGTTGCTCAGGGATGGGTCCGGCAGCTGGAACCGGCGCAGTTCTGCAGCTGATGAAGGCGGGTCGCCAGGGTGGACCTGATGGATGCGTATGCGGGCGCCTGATCTCGGCTGAAGAGCTCGAACGGGTCGCTCTGAAGGTCATAGAGCTCCTTTTCGCCCGTGGCGTACTCGGCGTAGACGTAGCGCCTCGTATGGATCGCATTGAAGGCCGGCTGCTGGTACCAGCGCTCGCTTTCGATCAGCAACTCGCGTCCCTGCTCGATGCCGGGATTTCGCACCACCGGAATCAGCGAGCGCCCGTCCATGGTCAGGCCGGGTGTCGCATTCGCCACATCGACGATCGTCGGCGCCAGGTCGGCGTTGATCGTCAGGTCGCCAACCTCCACTCCCGCGGGGATGCGCGGGCCGCGCATCATCAGCGGCACCCGGATTGACTCCTCGTAGATGTGCCCTTTGTCCGGCGGGATTCTGTGCTGGCCGTTCAGAAACCCGTTGTCGGACGTGAAGATCAGCAGGGTGTTTGCGAGTTCCCCGCTCAGTCCCAGAGCGTCGACGATCTTGTCCACTCCCTCATCGACGGAGAGCACCGACCCAAGCTGGCAGCGGTACCTGCGCTGGATCTGTGCGATCGCATCCGGCCCAAAGCGGGAGCGGTTGCGGATGTAGGCGGGCTTGTCCGAGACGTCCGGCTCGTTGAAGTTCGGGGGCTTCGGCAGCGGCTCGGCGTCGAAGGCGTGCGCGTGGCGGGGCGCCGGCTTCGCCGCGGGATTCCCGCAGTAGCTCACGGGCGCGTTTCCCCAGCCTCCCTCGTGAGGAGCCGTGTAGGTGACCCAGAGGAAGAATGGTGGGGTCAGGCGCGCTCGACGGTTGACGAAACTGACCGCCTTCCGTGTCAGAACGTCCTGCTTGAAATCGGCGGGATGCTGTCCGTAATGGACCGGGGTGCCGTTCTCGTTCAGCCGGTAGTTGTAGACCTGCTGGTCATAGGGAGCTGCCGCGTGCCACTCCGACCAGCCGCGCGGAACCGGGGGGTCGTTCGCGTAGCCGTTCAGGTACTTGCCGACCATCGCGGTGTAGTAGCCGGCGCGATGGAGCCACACGGCCAGGTTGTTGTCGCCGTGGAGGGCCTGGAAGCGGCCGAAGCCGCCGTCGGGTGGCAGGTTGCCGAGGACGCGGTGGTTGTGCTCGTACTGGCCGGTGAGAAAGGTGGCGCGGGAGGGGCAGCAAAGCGAGTAGTTGACGAAGCTGTTGGTGAACGTCGCGCCTTTGTCCCCAATCCGCGCCTTGACGTTGTGCATCACTCGCATCGACTCGAGCGTCTGATCGTCGGTCATGATCACCACGATGTTCGGTCGCGCCTGGTCTGCCGCCGGGGTGCCGGC
This genomic interval from Solirubrobacterales bacterium contains the following:
- a CDS encoding CHRD domain-containing protein — its product is MNRRRLKVVGAAACLAAAAGIALLVMPASGTAPQGSAFFAILDGEHETPDADPDGYGTFSGGFRDLTGTNTSFCWALTVFKIGTPTAAHIHQGGPTTANGPIKIPLNPAPSAGLSGASHNCQNVPDTVANAIKQSVSANASAAFYVNVHTSQFGGGAVRGQLFKATAAQNK
- a CDS encoding sulfatase produces the protein MKALIKSTSSLPRARALMVVALAVSAAAIALLVSAAGTPAADQARPNIVVIMTDDQTLESMRVMHNVKARIGDKGATFTNSFVNYSLCCPSRATFLTGQYEHNHRVLGNLPPDGGFGRFQALHGDNNLAVWLHRAGYYTAMVGKYLNGYANDPPVPRGWSEWHAAAPYDQQVYNYRLNENGTPVHYGQHPADFKQDVLTRKAVSFVNRRARLTPPFFLWVTYTAPHEGGWGNAPVSYCGNPAAKPAPRHAHAFDAEPLPKPPNFNEPDVSDKPAYIRNRSRFGPDAIAQIQRRYRCQLGSVLSVDEGVDKIVDALGLSGELANTLLIFTSDNGFLNGQHRIPPDKGHIYEESIRVPLMMRGPRIPAGVEVGDLTINADLAPTIVDVANATPGLTMDGRSLIPVVRNPGIEQGRELLIESERWYQQPAFNAIHTRRYVYAEYATGEKELYDLQSDPFELFSRDQAPAYASIRSTLATRLHQLQNCAGSSCRTHP